The Centroberyx gerrardi isolate f3 chromosome 7, fCenGer3.hap1.cur.20231027, whole genome shotgun sequence genome contains a region encoding:
- the atxn2l gene encoding ataxin-2-like protein, which translates to MHMTKKTRNTMKPPSQTQSSPVFEGVYNNARMLHFLTAVVGSTCDVRVKNGTVYEGIFKTLSSQCELAVDAVHKRSEGAASDGGEEGGGGGGGGGGDPSSLPKIEEITDTMIFSPADLVTMTCRDVDLSFAIKDTFTDTAISSSRVNGEHREKVLQRWDAGDSNGENFDLEADASNGWDANDMFKFNEETYGVKSTYDASLSMYTVPLEKGNSDIYRQREARAARLANEIEGSLQYRRRVSLENDEGKSEEDKYSAVVRDREDRASPGFSSGSREGKYIPLPQRAREIGMSGRGGASGRSGAPGSSRHSVPSSSSPKPSADRSSPLSVRTAYSPHQAQASPPAASSPPCSNHALPHSLSHPQALSDTTRSSVNGVASRTSPKSQRPQNSRTLRTPVSQSAPAVTRSPKPDAPPQDLPLVGPAYLDSSPSAVTTATTKPSGPTPLFPVDVNEILSSAAKERTESLAGPQEGKSSKVPSVQQRSQLEELRKFGKEFRLQPSSSPTANPSSSEPPQPGPAQAADASPSSSSSTAPPKPGASFTSSAQDLQQTTEGTASTAAPAAVTPTPSTTPGPQSAGPDGQPPGTPQPAGTPGSENTRPESSEQADSAAAVQVKNSTLNPNAKEFLPVKGPVILKPAPTPTPPRPTPPSPSVVLPPPPGQPGAGAIYSSPPGHYLSYVSPITIQGHSIQAPQMYQYTMSTVNQNKYPRAKGPVVGPRQEHHGSPASPMIPAAASAAGPPLVASPYPQSYLQYGQVIQAMPPHYHGQPVYSMLQGGARMLTSGAPPQAMGPPGPQYPGQAEGPPGPQQALYAQSFSHHSGSMHHPQPSSTPTGSQPPQHTAPSPGHNQSNQGGPQPQSMYHAAGLSAPTPPNLQPGHSSPQASYPLQGYSLPTHQALAHGFPSISQLTQAHVAGGMSGPHHSAGHGPPVMLHYAPPQQAAGSAPQHGPPPQQATHQHYYIASPQAVQVQAHPTQQLSFHTPGN; encoded by the exons TGTGAGCTGGCTGTGGATGCTGTTCATAAGAGGAGTGAGGGAGCCGCGAGCGATGGaggcgaggagggaggaggaggaggaggaggaggaggaggagacccGTCTTCACTCCCCAAGATCGAGGAGATCACCGACACCATGATCTTCAGCCCCGCTGACCTGGTCACCATGACCTGCCGTGACGTGGACCTCAGCTTCGCTATCAAAG acaCGTTCACCGACACGGCCATCAGCTCGTCGCGGGTGAACGGGGAGCACAGAGAGAAGGTGCTGCAGAGGTGGGACGCAGGAGACAGCAACGGAGAAAACTTCGATCTGGAGGCAGACGct tcaaatGGCTGGGATGCCAATGACATGTTCAAGTTTAACGAGGAGACGTACGGCGTCAAGTCCACCTATGATGCCAGCCTCTCCATGTACAC CGTGCCTTTGGAGAAAGGGAACTCGGACATTTACCGTCAGCGAGAGGCGCGAGCGGCCCGGTTAGCCAACGAGATCGAGGGCAGCCTGCAGTACCGCCGCCGGGTTTCCCTGGAGAACGACGAGGGCAAGAGCGAGGAGGACAAGTACAGCGCCGTGGTCCGGGACAGGGAGGACAGGGCCAGCCCCGGCTTCTCCTCCGGCAGCAG GGAAGGTAAATACATCCCCCTCCCTCAGAGGGCCCGGGAGATCGGCATGTCTGGCCGGGGCGGAGCCTCCGGGCGATCGGGAGCGCCGGGCTCCTCCAGACACTCGGTGCCCAGCTCCTCTTCTCCCAAGCCGTCCGCCGACAGGAGCAGCCCGCTGTCCGTCAGAACGGCCTACTCTCCCCACCAGGCGCAGGCCAGCCCGCCGGCCGCCAGCAGCCCGCCCTGCTCCAATCACGCGCTTCCTCACTCGCTCTCGCATCCGCAGGCGTTGTCTGACACCACGCGCTCCTCTGTCAACGGAG TTGCCTCCAGGACCTCCCCGAAATCCCAGAGACCTCAGAACAGCCGAACCCTGCGCACCCCAGTCTCCCAGTCAGCACCTGCAG TCACTCGCTCTCCGAAACCAGACGCCCCTCCCCAGGACCTCCCTCTGGTTGGCCCCGCCTACCTggactcctccccctctgctgTCACTACAGCAACCACCAAACCCTCCGGCCCCACCCCGCTCTTCCCTGTTGATG TGAATGAAATCCTCAGCTCAGCAGCTAAGGAGCGAACTGAGAGCCTGGCCGGTCCACAGGAAGGAAAGAGCAGCAAAG ttccCTCTGTCCAGCAGAGATCCCAGTTGGAGGAGCTCCGGAAATTTGGCAAAGAGTTTCGG CTGCAGCCCAGCTCCTCCCCTACAGCGAACCCCTCCTCCTCAGAGCCTCCTCAGCCCGGCCCCGCCCAGGCTGCTGAcgcctccccttcctcctcctcctccaccgccccGCCCAAACCTGGcgcctccttcacctcctctgccCAGGATCTGCAGCAGACTACTGAGGGAACAGCCTCCACCGCTGCCCCTGCTGCTGTTACCCCCACCCCTTCAACAACACCCGGCCCCCAGTCCGCAGGGCCCGATGGGCAACCGCCCGGGACGCCCCAGCCAGCCGGGACCCCCGGCAGCGAGAACACCCGGCCTGAAAGCAGTGAGCAAGCTGATTCTGCAGCTGCAGT GCAGGTGAAAAACTCAACACTGAATCCCAATGCAAAAGAGTTTCTTCCCGTCAAAGGACCTGTGATATTG AAGCCTGCGCCGACCCCCACCCCGCCTCGCCCCACTCCACCCAGCCCCTCGGTGGTGCTGCCCCCCCCGCCCGGGCAGCCCGGGGCGGGGGCCATCTACAGCAGCCCCCCTGGACACTACCTGTCTTATGTCTCCCCCATCACCATCCAGGGACACTCTATTCag GCTCCTCAGATGTACCAGTACACCATGTCTACAGTCAACCAGAACAAATACCCCAGAGCTAAAG GCCCTGTTGTGGGACCCCGTCAGGAGCACCACGGCTCCCCAGCGTCCCCCATGATCCcggcagcagcctcagcagcaggACCCCCTCTGGTGGCCTCACCCTACCCCCAGTCCTACCTGCAGTACGGCCAGGTCATCCAGGCCATGCCCCCGCACTACCACGGACAG CCGGTGTACTCCATGCTGCAGGGCGGAGCGAGGATGCTGACGTCGGGGGCTCCGCCTCAGGCGATGGGCCCTCCTGGCCCCCAGTACCCCGGCCAGGCGGAGGGGCCGCCGGGGCCACAACAGGCCCTGTATG cTCAGTCGTTTTCTCACCACTCGGGCTCCATGCACCATCCTCAGCCTTCCAGCACTCCCACTGGGAGTCAACCACCACAGCACACAGCACCCAGTCCAGGACACAATCAG tCGAACCAAGGCGGTCCTCAGCCCCAGTCCATGTACCACGCTGCCGGCCTGTCGGCGCCCACGCCTCCTAACCTGCAGCCGGGCCACAGCTCCCCGCAGGCCTCCTACCCCCTGCAGGGCTACAGCTTGCCCACCCACCAGGCCCTTGCCCACGGCTTCCCTTCCATAAGCCAGCTCACACAG GCCCATGTTGCAGGGGGAATGTCTGGACCCCACCACTCTGCGGGCCACGGGCCGCCCGTCATGCTGCACTACGCCCCCCCACAGCAGGCCGCTGGCTCCGCCCCTCAGCACGGCCCCCCGCCCCAGCAGGCGACACATCAACACTACTACATCGCCTCGCCCCAAG CTGTCCAGGTTCAGGCTCACCCCACCCAGCAGTTGTCCTTCCACACCCCTGGAAACTGA
- the LOC139908206 gene encoding uncharacterized protein LOC139908206 isoform X2 yields the protein MEVSWFGWFLAGLVLVSLVLLASVCLDCGNKGPLVSIRQGHASEEYIPSTRFGLIHPYQPSIDANSINRPSTLLSPFSPSLAPQRHHSFTLTENESNPSYENPADGPEYENESDGEEPGYVKVLPDPPKVEIRQSSQSLASTHSSVDVEPHYVNVDPSIEPESNPSYENPADDDRDYLNVELPQTAAALKWTGANDKESDDDDDDDDDDDDDDEEGNYVNQPAMMDD from the exons ATGGAGGTCTCTTGGTTCGGCTGGTTCCTGGCTGGCCTGGTCTTGGTCTCCCTGGTCCTGCTGGCCTCCGTCTGCCTGGACTGCGGGAACAAAGGACCTCTGG TGTCCATCAGGCAGGGCCACGCTTCAGAGGAGTACATACC GTCCACTCGGTTCGGGCTGATCCATCCAT ACCAACCTTCTATTGACGCGAACTCTATCAATCGTCCCTCCACCCTGCTTTCACCTTT CTCCCCCTCGCTGGCTCCTCAGCGGCATCACTCCTTCACCCTGACAGAAAATG AAAGTAATCCAAGTTATGAGAATCCTGCAGACG GACCGGAGTACGAAAACGAGAGCGATGGAGAAGAGCCGGGCTATGT AAAAGTGCTGCCTGATCCGCCCAAAGTTGAGATTCGTCAGTCCAGTCAAAGTCTCGCCTCGACTCACAGTTCAG TCGATGTAGAGCCGCACTATGTGAACGTCGACCCAAGCATAGAGCCGG AAAGTAATCCAAGTTATGAGAATCCTGCAGACG atGATAGAGACTATTTGAATGTGGAGCTGCCGCAGACTGCAG cagcactgaagTGGACGGGTGCAAATGACAAGGAGAgcgatgatgacgatgatgatgatgatgatgatgatgatgatgatgaagaggggAACTATGTCAATCAACCAGCG atGATGGACGACTAG
- the LOC139908206 gene encoding uncharacterized protein LOC139908206 isoform X1, with protein MEVSWFGWFLAGLVLVSLVLLASVCLDCGNKGPLVSIRQGHASEEYIPSTRFGLIHPYQPSIDANSINRPSTLLSPFSPSLAPQRHHSFTLTENESNPSYENPADGPEYENESDGEEPGYVKVLPDPPKVEIRQSSQSLASTHSSVDVEPHYVNVDPSIEPESNPSYENPADDDRDYLNVELPQTAAAALKWTGANDKESDDDDDDDDDDDDDDEEGNYVNQPAMMDD; from the exons ATGGAGGTCTCTTGGTTCGGCTGGTTCCTGGCTGGCCTGGTCTTGGTCTCCCTGGTCCTGCTGGCCTCCGTCTGCCTGGACTGCGGGAACAAAGGACCTCTGG TGTCCATCAGGCAGGGCCACGCTTCAGAGGAGTACATACC GTCCACTCGGTTCGGGCTGATCCATCCAT ACCAACCTTCTATTGACGCGAACTCTATCAATCGTCCCTCCACCCTGCTTTCACCTTT CTCCCCCTCGCTGGCTCCTCAGCGGCATCACTCCTTCACCCTGACAGAAAATG AAAGTAATCCAAGTTATGAGAATCCTGCAGACG GACCGGAGTACGAAAACGAGAGCGATGGAGAAGAGCCGGGCTATGT AAAAGTGCTGCCTGATCCGCCCAAAGTTGAGATTCGTCAGTCCAGTCAAAGTCTCGCCTCGACTCACAGTTCAG TCGATGTAGAGCCGCACTATGTGAACGTCGACCCAAGCATAGAGCCGG AAAGTAATCCAAGTTATGAGAATCCTGCAGACG atGATAGAGACTATTTGAATGTGGAGCTGCCGCAGACTGCAG cagcagcactgaagTGGACGGGTGCAAATGACAAGGAGAgcgatgatgacgatgatgatgatgatgatgatgatgatgatgatgaagaggggAACTATGTCAATCAACCAGCG atGATGGACGACTAG